The Cryptococcus depauperatus CBS 7841 chromosome 7, complete sequence genome window below encodes:
- a CDS encoding thymidylate kinase → MSQRGAFIVLEGLDRCGKSTQVERLVQHIQQSGRKARLQKFPDRTTSIGKMIDAYLQSKTEMDDHAIHLLFSANRWECVESILKDIENGITVIADRYAFSGIAFSAAKGLSFEYCLQPDTGLPLPDVTLYLTLSSEAASKRPVFGSERYETIAIQQAVREQFKLVADQVVHRHGPERWINISADGSIEQVWKRIWSVVSKTVDEPEGHIQELWSR, encoded by the exons ATGTCGCAAAGAGGAGCCTTCATTGTCTTGGAAGGTCTTGACCGTTGTGGCAAGTCAACACAGGTGGAGCGGCTGGTCCAGCATATACAACAGTCGGGGCGAAAAGCCAGGCTGCAAAAGTTTCCAG ACAGAACGACAAGCATTGGCAAAATGATTGACGCATACCTCCAATCCAAAACCGAGATGGATGACCATGCCATTCACCTTCTCTTTAGTGCGAACCGATGGGAATGCGT AGAATCTATACtcaaagacattgaaaatGGAATAACCGTCATTGCGGATCGATATGCTTTTTCTGGCATAGCATTTTCGGCAGCCAAG GgtctttcttttgagtATTGCCTACAGCCTGACACTGGCTTGCCTCTCCCAGACGTCACTCTCTACCTCACCCTCTCGTCTGAGGCAGCTTCCAAACGCCCCGTCTTTGGAAGTGAGCGATACGAAACTATTGCCATTCAACAGGCTGTACGCGAGCAGTTTAAGCTGGTCGCAGACCAAGTTGTTCACCGCCATGGCCCCGAGAGGTGGATAAACATCTCTGCCGATGGATCCATAGAACAGGTATGGAAGCGTATATGGAGTGTTGTCAGTAAGACTGTGGATGAGCCAGAGGGACATATTCAAGAGCTTTGGAGTAGGTGA